The genomic window CGGCCAAGACCATCCCTGGAAAACTGCAATATCAGCTATGAAGCCAATTAGCGGCATTCTACGGCGGTCTTCCACGAAAGACAATATCTTTTAGACAGGAGCGACAGAGATTTTTTTGGGGGGACATTTCTTTCGCGGGGCGCGACGGTGGCGCATGGAACGAATCGGACGGGTGGAAATGGAACCCGCCGCCCTCCGCGGTTTATTTCGAAGGGGCCGGGACCATCTCCACCCCGGGGCTTGACGGCGCAATCAAGTGATGTGATGAATCCGCTGCGATCGATCCTATCCCGGGAACGTGTTCAACAATGCATCCCGAACGTGACCCGGGCCAAGGCCGAGACCCGGACCGCCCTGGAAAACCCGGATCCCCGCCTGCGCGGAAACGACGTCGATGAGTCTCATTCACCGCTCATGACTCCCGGTTCACGGCCGTTCACCGAGTGATGGGAAGGGGGTTCTCCCCGGGTCTTTAGAAATCCTCACCAGGTTGTATGATATCCGGCGATAGAGCTTCGCATCGAGGGCGACGGTGTGGAATGCCCGCTCGAGAAGGAGAAGGGGGTCGGGTCGGCACTAGTTCTTGTACACGGCGCTGACGATGATCAGGTCGTCGACCTTTTCGAAATAGGCGATTTTGGGAAGCCATTCTTTGGTGACCGGATGGTACCATTTGTACTCCACCCAGCCGGCGCCTTTGGCATTGGCGGTGTCGATGATCTCTTTGATGAATTTCTTGCCGTCGGAATCCATGAGATCGATGAACTCCTCGCCGACGTATTTCTCGTTGACTCCGTGGGCGAGCATCGTTCCTTTGGGATTCAGTGCGTAGATGTACATTTCCCCTTGAATGAACATTCCCGTGGGGTTCGTAAATTCCGCCAAGGCGATCCTCTTGCCTGCGGACCGGTAAAACTGCTTCGCATTTTCCACCCAGGCCTTTGCGTCTTCCGGTGCTCTCGGGCTCATCTGCTCCTCCTTTTGATTTGTTGTGATTTCAAAGCCTTGTTCCCTGATTGCACCACCGCACCGTATTCCCGGAATTATAAAAACCCGTATATAATCCAAATCATCTATCAGCACCCTGTCAAGGCTCATCGAATATCCGTCGACGAGAACGGAGCCATGGACATCGATAGAGATGGGACGATCAATAGCGGCGCCGAAGCAATGCCAAAAGAGGCGGACGGAAGGGGGGGCGCACGGAACCGAAGCTCCCTGTGCCGCCCCACCGTGCATGCCCTGCGCCGGCCGACTGAGTCGGAGGTTCATTGAACACTCTTTCACACCGGCAAACGGGGCGCACAGCGTTGCTTTTCCCGCAAACCGTCCTTATACACATGCCTAGTGGGGAGTTCTTATTCTATTCTAATTATTTGATACTTTCACAAGGAGGTCAGCCATGGCGATTCGAGTCCTGATTGAAAGAGAAATCGAGGCCGGTCAGGAGGGAAAGCTTCACCACGTGATGATGCAGCTCCGCGCCAAAGCGATGCAGAACAAGGGCTACATCTCGGGTGAAACGCTCCGGGCGCTGAACAATCCGAACAAGTATCTCGCCATCAGCAACTGGAACAGCGTGGAGGACTGGAGGTCATGGGAAAACAGTCCGGAGCGCAAGAAAATCCAGGAAGAAATGAAGTCCATCGTTCTCGGGAAAGAATCCGTCACCGTGTACGTTCATCTGTAGCTCCGCCCGCTGCCGACGCTCCTTCGATGATACCTCCCGATCTTTGTGCGCGCTTGTACACCACCCGGGCAGGAAAATCACGCCTGCCCGGGTAAGCGCTCTATTCCATGCTGCGCTGCACGCGATACACGCCCTTTTCCGCTCTCAACGCGGAGAGCACTCGTTGCAGGTGCTTGGTGTCTTTCACTTCGATTTTCAGCCGGCACGCTCCGAGGTTGTAGCCTCCCGGAGGCTCGACCTGGATGTCCACAACATTGGCGTCCAACTGGCCCAGCACGGCGCTCAGTCCGGCGAGTATTCCCTTGTCGGACGCATGGGTGATCTTGATATCCACGGGATAGACCTGGCCGCCCCCGCTGTCCCACTGGACGTCGATCTTTCGCTCGGCATCCCCGCGCCCGATGTTGTTGCACTGGACCCGGTGCACGGTGATTCCCCGCCCCCGTGTGATGTAGCCGACGATTTCCTCGCCCGGAACGGGATTGCAGCACTTGGCCATGCGGATCATGACGTCGTCCACCCCCCTGACCTTGACGCCCTCATCCCCGTGAGCGGTTCTGCGTTTCTCGACCGGGATGGTGTCTTCCCTTGCGGCTTCCTCGATTTCCATCTTGGAAGGCAGTTTCCCGATCACCTGGACGGGCGAAACCTTTCGGTAGCCGACAGCCGCCAGCAGATCATCCACGGAGCGGAGCGAAAAGCCCCTTGCCGCCTCGAGAAGCTCGTTGGAATTCAGGTAATTGTGGAAGTTGAGGCCCTTCTTGCGAAATTCCCGCTCACAAAACTCCCTGCCAAGGGAAATCGACCGTTCCCGTTCTTCTGCTTTGAACCAATGGCGAATCCGGTTGATCGCCTTGCTCGTCTTCACCTGTTTGAGCCAGTCTTTGCTGGGACGGTGATTGGCGGCGGTCAGGATCTCGATGGTGTCCCCGGTCTGGAGCTCGTAGCGCAACTGGACCAGCTTGCCGTTCACCCGCGCCCCCACGCAACGATGCCCCACCTCGGTGTGGACTTCGTAAGCGAAATCCACGGGAGTGGACCCTCGGGGAAAGGACTTGATTTCGCCCTGGGGAGTGAAGACGTAGACCTCGTCGGGGTAGAAATTGACTTTGACCGCATCGAAGAAGGTCTTGGGATCGCGCCAGTCCTTGTTCCATTCCATCAGCTCGCGAAGCCAGGAAAAGCGCTGGGTCTCCTGCTCGTCGATCTTTCCCAGGGGACGGCCTTCCTTGTAGAGCCAGTGCGCGGCGATTCCCTCGTTGGCGATCCGGTTCATTTCCTCCGTGCGGATCTGGACTTCCATCCTTTCATGGTAAGGCCCGATGACCGTGGTGTGCAGCGACTGGTACATGTTGGACTTCGGCTTCACGATATAGTCTTTGAATCGTCCCTGAACCGGCTCCCAGAGCGCATGGATCATCGCCAGAGCCTCATAGCACGCCTTCACGGAATCCACGATGATTCGAAATGCGATAATGTCGTACACCCGGTTCAGGTCGAGGTTTTGCCGGATCATCTTCTGGTAGATGCTGTGAAGGTGCTTGGATCGCCCGTTGACCCGTCCCTTGATGCCGTGCTCCTCCAGTCGGGCGTTCAGGATGCTCATGACGTCTTCGATGTAGCGCCTGCGTTCCTCCTGGGTCTTCTCCAGCTTCCCGAGGATTTCCTCGTAAGACTCGGGCTCCTTGCACCGGAAGGCCAGGTCCTCCAGTTCCTGCTTCATCCAGTCAATTCCAAGCCGGGCCGCAAGCGGCGCGTAAATATCGAACGTTTCCTGAGCCATGGAATTTCCGGAGCCTCTCGTTCCGGAGTGCAGTGAGCGCATGTCGTGAAGGCGGTCCGCCAGCTTGACCAGGATCACCCTGACGTCCTGGGACATGGCGAGGATCATCTTGCGAATATACTCGGCCTGGCGTTCCTCGCGGCTGCTGAAACTAAGCCGGCTGAGCTTGGTCACGCCCTGAACGATGCCCGCCACGCCGGGGCCGAATAGCTCCCGCACCTCATCGATATTCGCGTACTTGTCTTCGACGACGTCATGCAGGAGACCCGATGCGATGCTCTCCTCATCCAGGCGCATCTGGGCGAGAATGCCGGCCACGGCAAGAGAGTGGTTCAAGTAAGGCTCCCCGGGCAATCGGACCCGGCCGCGATGTATGGATGCGACGTAGATGTACGCCTTTTCGAGCAGGGAACTGTCCGAGCTCGGATAGTAGCTGAGCATCTGGTCCCTGATTTCAAAAAACCGCATGCTTTCGCTCCCCGACAGACGGTTCCCCGCTCCTGACTCCCGGCAAATCCCCCCGTGCCGGGCAATCGTCGAACGCGAACCCCCTCATCGCACCGCTTTCGCCGACCCGGGCCAACAAACGGAGCGGGCCATGACCGCCTCGGCTCCCTCCACGCAGCTCGTAACGACTCCGGCCGAGATCACCCCATGATCCTTTCGCCGGTCATTTTCTCGATTTCAACCAGCAGCCTCTTCATCAGCTCCGCCTCTGGAACCGTTTCAATCCGCTCCCCTTTCTTGAACAAAATTCCCTTTCCGCGCCCTCCGGCAATTCCCACGTCCGCTTCCCGCGCTTCTCCGGGCCCGTTCACCACGCATCCCATAACGGCCACTTTCAGCGGGGTGCGCACTTTTCTCAGCAGCCTTTCGATCTCTTCCACCATCGGGATGAGATCGATCTCCGTCCTGCCGCAGGTCGGACAGCTCACGAGCTCCACTCCGCGGTCGCGCAGCCGCAGTGAGCGGAGAATACCGTAGGCCACCGGTATTTCGTCCTCCGGATCCCGCGTGAGCGAAACCCTCAGCGTGTCCCCAATCCCGTCGAACAGCAGGATGCCGATCCCCAGGGCCGACTTGACGGCTCCGTCCACCAGGGTCCCCGCTTCGGTTACGCCAAGGTGCAGCGGGTAGCGCGTCCGGGACGACAGCAGGCGGTATGAGGCAACCGTGTTGAGCACGTCCGACGATTTCAGGGAAATCTTGATGAGATCGAAATCGTGATCTTCCAGGAGTCGAACGTGTTTGAGCGCGCTCTCCACCATTGCCTCCGGAGTCGGATGGCCGTGGCGGGCGAGCAATTCCTTTTCGAGCGAGCCGCTGTTGACGCCGATACGGATGGGGATCCCCCTTTCCCGCGCCGCCGCCGCGACCTTGCGCACCTTGTCGGGGCCGCCGATGTTGCCGGGATTCAGCCGCAGCGCGTCCACTCCGGCCTTGATTGCGCCCAGTGCGAGGCGGTGATCGAAATGGATGTCCGCAATGAGCGGGATCCCAATGGCCTTCTTGATCCGGGAAAGCTGTTCAACGGCCTGATCATCCGGCACGGCCACGCGCACGAGCTCGCATCCCGCCTCATGGAGCCTCTCGATCTGCGCCACGGTGGAACGCCAGTCCCTGGTATCCGTGTTGGTCATGGACTGGACCACGACCGGGGCGCCTCCCCCGATGAGAACCCCGCCGATCGATAGCTGTCGAGTGGTTTGTCTTTGTAGAGGATTCAATTGTCTCTCCTGTCGTCCGTTCAACGTCGTTCACGCGGGAAACCACCGCAGGGTCGATCCGCTGCGATCCAAAAAGGGATGGGCCGCAGCACGGAGAGGGGCATGGATCGCCCGGCTGCGTCCGCGATTGTATTGTAGAAAATATCCATGCGGTTTCCAAGGACCCATTTGGCGTCAAGACCGGGAGCAGGCCTCTCGAGCGGGTTAGCGAGCCCCATCCGGAACATGTGGTGACCGGGTGGTGGCTTTGACGCAAAGGCGTTTACATCCTGTGCGCATTCCTCACGATCGCGTTTCGAAGAGCCGATTCCCCAAAGGGTGCCGTTCGGGTTTCCCGGCGCGGATGGTCGTCTCCAGGGCATCGAAACGCGACATCGCATCGCGTCCGGCGAATCGCATGTTGACGGGTCGGCCCACGATCCGGTAGAAATGGACCGGTCGACACTCGATTGGCCTGAAACTCCCAGGGGAAACGATTCCATGAAATATCCCGGCGTTCTTTTCTGCGCATCCGAAGTGTCTCCCTATGCCAAGACGGGAGGGCTGGCCGATGTCGCGGGCGCCCTTCCCGCCGCTCTGCAGGGGCTGGGATGCGATGTTCGCATTTTCATGCCGCTGTATCGGTCCGTGCGGGAGCAGGAACATCCCCTCACCCCGCTGGCCCGAAATCTGTCCGTCCCCGTGGGCGTGCACGACTACACCGTCCACCTTTGGGAAAGCCGCACCGCCGCGGGAGTTCCGGTCTACTTCCTTGAAAAGGACGAGTTTTTCGACCGTGGGTTTCTCTACGGGACTCCGACCACGGGAGACTATGAAGACAACGCCGAGCGATTCGTCACTTTCTGCCGCTCGGCGTATCTCCTCTGCAATCGTCTGAACTGGTATCCTTCGGTTTTCCACCTTCACGACTGGCAGACCGGCCTTGCCGCGGCCTATCTCGATCGCCTCCGGCGCCGTGATTCGAACTTTGCGCACTCCGGGGCACTGTTCACGATTCACAACCTGGCCTACCAGGGAATCTTTCCCGCCGTCCATTTCGGACTCACCGGTCTGCCGGCGGAGGCTTTCTCACCGCAGGGCATGGAATTCTGGGGCAACTGCAATTTTCTCAAGGCCGGATTGGTCTACAGTGACATTCTAACCACTGTAAGTCGCGGATACAGCCTGGAAATACAGACCGCGGCATTGGGTCACGGCCTGGACGGGGTGCTCCGTGAGCGCCGCGATCGGCTTCATGGCATCCTCAACGGCATCGACACCGAAGCCTGGAACCCGGAGACGGACCCCTTGATCCCATGCCGTTACAGCGCAACGGACCTTTCCGGCAAGCGCCGGTGCAAGAAAGAACTGATCGCGGAACTGGGCCTGCCCGCAGAAAGTCGCGAGACCCCTCTGCTGAGTATGATCAGCCGTCTTGCGGGCCAGAAGGGATTCGATCTCATCGAAGACATCATGAATGACCTGATGGAACTGCCCTTGTCCCTGGTGATCCTCGGTACCGGCGACGCGCTCATCGAGCGGCGGCTGAAGGAATTCGCCAATTTGTATCCGGAGAAGCTCCGCATGCTCGCCTGCTTCGACGAATCGCTCGCACATCGTATCGAAGCCGCATCGGACATCTTCCTCATGCCGTCGCGCTACGAACCCTGCGGGCTCAACCAGATGTACAGCCTGCGCTACGGAACCGTCCCCGTAGTGCATGCCACGGGAGGCCTGGACGATTCCGTGATCGACGTCATGGAGCACCCCGAATCCGGAACCGGGTTCAAGTTCCGCGAGTATCGCGCCTCGAATCTGCTGGAAACGGTGAGCGCCGCGCTGGCCTTCCACCGGGAAAAGGAAAAATGGACGGCGATGCAGCGCAGGGGAATGTCTCAGGATTTTTCATGGACCCGCTCCGCCGGCGAGTATCTCGATCTCTACCGGTTGATCGCCGCAAGGAAATAGTCCGGGCGGTCGTCTGCCGGGAACGGGGCGGCCCCGGAATGCGGCCCGCCGCGGCGGAGCCCGTCAGGAACCGACGGAAGACTGCACGGAATCTTCATCGGCGATGGTCACCCGGTTCAGTTCTTCCCCGGTAATCAGGCCCTCCCGTTCCAGGGCTTCGCCCAGGGGAAGTCGAGCGCTCCGCCGGCTTTGCCCGGCAAAATGCTTGCGCCTTTCGAGGAGCATCTTCCTGATCTCGTCCCGAGAGATCCTTGTGCCCTTGGAGACGCTGATCTTCTCGTCGTCCATGATTTCTTCGAGCATTTTTGCGAGATCGAATGCTTCTGCCATATTTGGCCTCGTGTACACCCCTGGCGACTCGTCGTGACAATCGAGGAAAACGCCCGTTCGAAGCGGAGTCGATTATGATTCCGGGTGGCGTGGGGAAAATGGCTCCGGGTCCGGACACGGACCTCGATCGTTCCAGGCGGAAGGACATGCATGCGGAGGCGGAAGCGGGCGCCCGCAACGATTTTCCGTACAGGCGCTCCGGCACGGGAAGCAGGCTCGGCCGGTCTTCCCGCCCGGGGCGCAACGCCGCCGGCAGCTTCCCTTTCCGGGCTCCGGAACTCGCTCCCGAAAGCCCCTGCCTTTCGTGCTTCTTTGCGGGAAACCGTTTCAAAGCGATTTCAGACTTCGACCATGCTCTCCTGAAGCAGATCGATGTCCTCGATTTCTTCTTCCAGGTATGCCTTGAGCTTCTTCTTCAAACGACTTTCAATCTGCCGGACCCGTTCGCGGCTGATTCCGAAACGGTCTCCTATCTCCTGCAGGGTCATGGGCTCTTCGGTCAGCAGCCGTTTGTCGAAAATGACCGCCTCCTTGCCTTTCAGCTGTTCCCGAAAGAGCAGGAGCTTGTCATGCAGGATAGCCTTCGCTTCCCGGTCTGCGATCTGATCGTCGACGGGAAGATCGTCGGAGGGGAGGAAAGACTTGTGCGTGTCTTCGGAATCTTCCTTGAGCGGGCTGTCCAAAGAGATCTCCCAGCTATTCAGCCGTTGATCCATCTCGATGATTTCGGATTCCTTGACGTCCAGCCGGTGACTGAGGAGCTTCGGCGAAGCTTCGATTCCCTGCGCTTCCAACCGCTCCTTCTCCTTGCGCAGGTTGAAGAACAGCTTCCGCTGTGCCTGGGTGGTGCCGATCTTGACAAGCTTCCAGTTGTCCATGATGAACTTGATGATGTAGGCCTTGATCCAGAACGAAGCATAGTAGGAAAACTTATATCCGCGGTACGGGTCGAATTTTTTGACGGCCTGCATCAGGCCGACGTTCCCCTCCTGGATTAAATCCATGAGGTTCTGCATCCAGTACCTCTGAAAATCCATGGCTATCTTTACAACCAGTCTCAGGTTGGCGGTGATCAGCTTGTAGCCGGCTTCAATATCGCCTTTCTCACGGTACCGGATGGCCAGATCCGTTTCCTCCTCCCTGCTGAGAAGGGGGTATCGCTTGATCTCGTCGAGGTAGATGCGGAACGGGTCAAACGAAACGGCCTGCGGCCTCTCCGCCGGAAAAGTGGAGCCGGAACGGGATTCTTCTCCCGCCTCGTGCGGATCGCCGCGATCCGGGCTGACTCCGCCTCGTTTGCTTTTCTTGGATTTTGGCATCAACAACTATCCTTAAGTTCGTGATGATTCGAGGCCCCGGAGGCGCTCAGACCTCGCGTATCGCCCCGTGCATGCCGGGACATATCTTTTGAATAGTATTATACCCACCCGTCCAAGACAAGCTCAAAAGGAAAACCCCGTCTCGCCCGGAAAAGCAGTTGCTTTTGCGATGTCTTTCCATTATAAGGGCCGAACAAAATGAAGGAAAGAGGACCGTGGCCCCCGGACGGACCGGCCACGCGGCAACCGAACAAAATGAAGCCTTCTGTACCCGAACATATCGCTTCGCTGGTCCCATACCCGCCGGGCAAACCGATCGAAGAACTCGAACGCGAGTACGGGATCACCGATTCCATCAAGCTGGCCAGTAACGAGAACCCTCTCGGTCCATCCCCGAAGGCGATGCAAGCCGTCACGGGAGCCCTGTCCCGATTGCATCGCTATCCGGACGGAAGCGGATACTATCTCAGGAAGCGGTTGAGTGGAAAATATGCGCTCCCATTCGACGGCATCGTCCTCGGAAACGGGTCCAACGAGATCATCGAGCTCGCTATTCGCGCTTTCCTGGTTCCCGACGACGAAGTCATCATGCCCGCCCCCTCCTTTCTGGTTTACAAGCTCGCAGTCCAGACCATGGGAGGCAAGGCGATCCACATTCCGCTGAAGCGCTTCGCCATTGACCTCGAAAAAACCGCCGGAGCCGTCACGCCCCGGACGAAGATGATATTTGTCAACAATCCCAACAATCCGACCGGTACTCTCATTTCGAAACGGGATTTCGACGTCTTTCTGGACCGCATCCCTCCCGAAATCGTCGTCGTCCTCGACGAAGCTTACATCGAATTCGCCCGGGACCCCGATACCCCGAACGGTTTTGACTACATCGACCGCCAGGGGCCGTTCGTCATTGTTTTGAGAACCTTTTCCAAGGCATACGGACTGGCCGGCCTGCGCATCGGTTTCGGAGCGATGAACCCTTTCCTTGCCGATTATCTGCACCGCGTGCGGCAGCCCTTCAACACAGGAACTCTGGCGCAAATCGCCGCGTTGGCGGCACTGGACGATGAGGATTTCCTGCACAGGACCCAGAGGGTGGTCTGGGACGGCTTGCAATATCTCTACCGGGAAGTGGAACGGCTGCGGTTGAACTATCTTCCGACGGAGGCCAATTTTTTCCTCATCGAGGTCCCGGGACCCGCCAAGTGGTTCTACGAGGCGATGCTGCGGCAGGGCGTGATCGTCCGCGCCATGAGCTCCTACGGCATGGACAATCATATTCGAATCAATGCGGGTCTTCCCGAGGAAAATGAGCGCTTCATAAGAACGTTGAGCGACACGCTGGTTCAGTTTAGGGCATCTCTTTGAACAACGCGACGATCATTGCCATCGACGGCCCCGCGGGAGCCGGCAAGAGCACCGTGAGCAGACTGCTCGCAAAGGAATTGGGGTACACCTACCTTGATTCGGGCGCGATGTACCGGGCCTTGGCCTGGGCACTGCAGCGGGAGGGCGTCGACCTGGAGGCGGAGGCGCACGTTGCGCGGGCCCTGCCCGAGCTGCCGTTGGAGTTTTCCACCCGCGGCGGTTCGCTCCTGATCCATTGCGGTGGGAAAGCCCTGGAAGACGAGTTGCGCAATCCCGAAATGGCCGCGTACGCGTCCCGCATTTCCCAAATGCGTGCCGTCCGGACGTTTCTGACCGAATGGCAGAGAAAGCTCGCCGAAGCGGGGAAGGTGGTTGCGGAAGGACGCGATACCGCCACGGTCGTGTTTCCACACGCCGGGGTCAAAGTGTTTCTGACCGCCGATCCTGCCGCCAGGGCCGGAAGAAGGCATGCGGAATACCTCGCGAAGGGCATCCGGGTCGACTATGCGGTGCTCGAACGGCAAATCCGCGAGCGGGACGAAGCCGACAGCACCCGCTGCCTGGCGCCGTTGCGCCCGGCCGACGGAGCGGTGATTCTGGACACCTCCGACCTGGATATTTCCGAGGTGATGAGCCGTCTGATGGACTTGATACGCGAAAAGTCGCGCGGCTAGCCATTGTACTATTTCTCACAAAAATTAAGATTGCAAAATTGTTATTTTTTGCTAGACTAGTTGTTTGGAAGTGGCCTCGTGCCAAATATGTCTAAGGGGGTAACGAATTCAATGGTTGACAAAGACGAAGTGACTGGACAGGACGTAACCGAGCTTGGCGCGGACACCTCGATGGCGGACGATTCCAACATTGAGGGTGAAATCGAAGACATGGATTCCATGAAGGATCTTTACGAACAGAGCTTTCGGAATATCCAGGAGGGCGAAGTCATTCGCGGGCGCATCGTGCAGATCAGCGATGACTACGTCATGGTCGATATCGGTTACAAGTCCGAAGGACAGATTTCCGTCCACGAGTTCAAGGACGAAAAGGGAGTGGTGCAGGCTGCCATCGGCGACGATGTCGATGTTCTGCTCGAGTTCCACGACGATGAGGACGGCACCATCCACCTTTCCAAGGAGAAGGCCGCCAAGATCAAGGTCTGGGACGATATCAGCCGAATCTACAACGAGGACGGCATCATCGAAGGCAAGGTGGTGTCCAAGGTGAAGGGCGGCCTGGCGGTCGACATCGGGGTACAGGCCTTCCTGCCCGGTTCCCAGGTGGACCTGAGACCGGTCCGCAACCTTGAATTCCTCATCGGTCAGACATTCCCGTTCAAGGTCCTCAAATATAACAAGAAGCGGCGCAATGTGGTTCTCTCCCGCCGGGCCCTTCTCGAGAAAGAGCGCGAGCAGATGAAGTCGCAGACGCTTGCCAACCTCGAAGACGGGAAGGTCGTGGAAGGAATCGTCAAGAATATTACCGATTACGGCGTGTTCGTGGATCTGGGCGGAATCGACGGCCTGCTTCACATCACCGATATGAGCTGGGGCCGCGTGGGACATCCTTCCGAGCTGTTCCAGATCGGGGACAGGATCAAGGTCATGGTGCTCAGCTTCGACCGCGATCACGAGCGGGTCTCCCTCGGCCTCAAGCAGTTGGTGGCCGATCCCTGGACCCGCGCGGAGAGCAAGTACCCCATCGGCACGCGTGTCAACGGGCGCGTGGTCAGCCTGACCGATTACGGCGCCTTCGTCGAAATCGAAGAAGGGGTCGAGGGGTTGATCCACGTCTCCGAAATGTCCTGGACGAAAAAGGTTCGCCACCCGTCCAAGGTGCTCAATGTGGGGGACGAAGTGGAAGCCGTGGTGCTCAGCATCAATCCGGAAAACAAGCGCATTTCCCTCGGGATGAAACAGCTCGAACCCAACCCGTGGGATATCATCGCTCAGAAGTATCCGGTGGGCACGACCATTGCCGGCAAGATCAAGAACATCACCGACTTCGGCGTATTCATCGGGATCGATGAAGGGATCGACGGCCTGGTTCACATTTCCGACATTTCCTGGACCAAGCGTGTGAAGCATCCGTCCGAGGTGTTCAGGAAGAACCAGGAGGTCCAGGCGATCGTGCTGAACATCGACAAGGACAACGAGCGCTTTTCGCTGGGTATCAAGCAGTTGGAACCCGATCCCTGGGAGAGCATTCCGGAGCGCTATCCCCTGGGCAGCGTGATTTCCGGGCCGATCACCAACGTGACCGATTTCGGGCTGTTCGTGGAGCTTGAAGAGGGCATCGAGGGCCTGGTGCACGTTTCCGAGATCAGCAAGGAAAAGATCAAGTCTCCCGTGGGCCAGTACAAGACCGCGGAAAGGATCACCGCCAAGGTGATCAATATTTCGCCCAAGGACCGCAAGATCGGCCTTTCCATCAAGAAAGTCGAGGAACAGGAAGAGCGTTCCAATTACGACGACTACATGAACAGTGCCAAGGCGGCCACTTCGAACCTTGGCGAGTTGTTGAAGGAAGAGCTGGAGGCGGCTCGCGCCAACAATCCGACTCCGAACGACAAGTCCTAGCGGAACCTCGATCGGTTCCCGCCGCAACGCATTTCGCACCCGGCTCACGCTCTCGCATGATGCCGGGTGTTTGCTTTTCCGGCCCGGACTCGGAGCAGGGCACCGCCCGTTGCTCCCGCGGAAGTGACGGCCGCCAAGGATTTTCAGTATTCGATCGATACTGCCGATAGTATAGGTCAGTTCCAATAACCCCCGCCGAGTGAGGCGGGGCATTTGTCTTTCCGGTGCGAAACCGGGGGACGCCGTTCCCCGGCTCGCCTGCAATTCCTCGTCATTTCCCGGTCTCCACTGTGCAACCGGAACCGGGGGACATGAGAAGAGGCATATGAAACGGCGCACGCTCTGGTTTATCGTCATTTCCTTTTTTGTCTTCTGTGGGTTCATCGTCTGGCTGCTCGGCTCCGACAGTGATTTTTTCAAGGGTTCCAACCGAATCGGTGTGGTCGAGATCAAGGGGACCATCAGCAATGCTTCGGAAGTCCTGAAATCGATCAAGGAGTTCCGGAAGGATCAGTCCATCAGGGCCATACTTGTGAGGATCGATTCACCCGGCGGTGGGGTGGGACCGTCCCAGGAGATCTACCGGGAGCTCAAGCGCACCATCAAGCACAAGC from Syntrophobacter fumaroxidans MPOB includes these protein-coding regions:
- the cmk gene encoding (d)CMP kinase, which produces MNNATIIAIDGPAGAGKSTVSRLLAKELGYTYLDSGAMYRALAWALQREGVDLEAEAHVARALPELPLEFSTRGGSLLIHCGGKALEDELRNPEMAAYASRISQMRAVRTFLTEWQRKLAEAGKVVAEGRDTATVVFPHAGVKVFLTADPAARAGRRHAEYLAKGIRVDYAVLERQIRERDEADSTRCLAPLRPADGAVILDTSDLDISEVMSRLMDLIREKSRG
- a CDS encoding 30S ribosomal protein S1, with amino-acid sequence MVDKDEVTGQDVTELGADTSMADDSNIEGEIEDMDSMKDLYEQSFRNIQEGEVIRGRIVQISDDYVMVDIGYKSEGQISVHEFKDEKGVVQAAIGDDVDVLLEFHDDEDGTIHLSKEKAAKIKVWDDISRIYNEDGIIEGKVVSKVKGGLAVDIGVQAFLPGSQVDLRPVRNLEFLIGQTFPFKVLKYNKKRRNVVLSRRALLEKEREQMKSQTLANLEDGKVVEGIVKNITDYGVFVDLGGIDGLLHITDMSWGRVGHPSELFQIGDRIKVMVLSFDRDHERVSLGLKQLVADPWTRAESKYPIGTRVNGRVVSLTDYGAFVEIEEGVEGLIHVSEMSWTKKVRHPSKVLNVGDEVEAVVLSINPENKRISLGMKQLEPNPWDIIAQKYPVGTTIAGKIKNITDFGVFIGIDEGIDGLVHISDISWTKRVKHPSEVFRKNQEVQAIVLNIDKDNERFSLGIKQLEPDPWESIPERYPLGSVISGPITNVTDFGLFVELEEGIEGLVHVSEISKEKIKSPVGQYKTAERITAKVINISPKDRKIGLSIKKVEEQEERSNYDDYMNSAKAATSNLGELLKEELEAARANNPTPNDKS
- the hisC gene encoding histidinol-phosphate transaminase — translated: MKPSVPEHIASLVPYPPGKPIEELEREYGITDSIKLASNENPLGPSPKAMQAVTGALSRLHRYPDGSGYYLRKRLSGKYALPFDGIVLGNGSNEIIELAIRAFLVPDDEVIMPAPSFLVYKLAVQTMGGKAIHIPLKRFAIDLEKTAGAVTPRTKMIFVNNPNNPTGTLISKRDFDVFLDRIPPEIVVVLDEAYIEFARDPDTPNGFDYIDRQGPFVIVLRTFSKAYGLAGLRIGFGAMNPFLADYLHRVRQPFNTGTLAQIAALAALDDEDFLHRTQRVVWDGLQYLYREVERLRLNYLPTEANFFLIEVPGPAKWFYEAMLRQGVIVRAMSSYGMDNHIRINAGLPEENERFIRTLSDTLVQFRASL